The Heliangelus exortis chromosome 25, bHelExo1.hap1, whole genome shotgun sequence genomic interval GTCGGGAGCGGCTCCCACTCAGGGTCACCCGGCCGTCCGCGTGGGTGGTGACCGAGCAGTAACGAGGGTGACCCTTGGAGTTGATGAAGTTCTTGGCTCGTTTGGATTGATCCAAAAGCTTCTGAGGTGGCATTCCGAGAAGTTCCATCATGCAAGCCAGCTGGTCTCCCTCGTCCTCTCCAGGAAAAAGAGGGTATCCAGTCAAGAGCTCCACCAGGATACAGCCAAAGCTCCACATGTCTATGGGCATCCCGTAGCGACTTCCCAGGATCACCTCTGGCGCCCGGTAGAATCGAGACTGAATGTAGGTGTAGACTCTTTGGTGCTCAAAACAGCTGGACCCAAAATCTATGACCTTGATGCCACTCCTCCCTTGCTGTTTCAGGAGGATATTTTCAGGCTTCAAGTCACAGTGTATGATTTTGTTTCTATAAAGGGCATCCAGACACTGCAGTATCGAGTGAGCGAACTTGCGGACCAGCTGGATGCTGAAGCCCTGAAacttatttcttttaatcagCTCATACAGGTTCATACTCAAGAGTTCAAAAGTCATGCAGATGTGGTTCCGAAAGGTGAAGCTTTCCAGCATGTGGATAACATTCATGCTGCCTGTTTTATCCTGCTTCTTCAGGTGTTCCAGGATCCggatttcttctgctgcttggCGGTGGAACCTCTTCTCGTTGCGAACCATCTTTAAGGCCAAGTGTTGGTGGAGTTTGTGGTCATAAACTTTAGCAACTTGTCCAAAACTGCCCTTGCCAATGATTTTGAGCACCTCATAGCGGTAAGCAAGGTGGTCGTGGGGCACGTGGATGTAGCTGCCTTGGTCATCATCATAACCCCCATTGTTGGGGCCGCCGATGACTCCTTGTCTCTTTTTTGCAGCTGGGCCCACAAAGTagatttcagagaaattaaatatcTCTTGCTGCTCATAAGCAGAGAGCTGGTGCTTGTACTGTTTGACAGCTTGCTCTGGAGCTTGGGAAAtggctttctgtgcttttgagGAACTGCCACCACCCTTGGAAGTGCTTAGGCTCTCTATACTTTTATCTTTTGTCAGTGAAGGAAGACCTCTTTCTGAGCCAGCAACTCCTGTAGACTGGAGagtgctgctcctcctgttGCCAGAGTCCTCAAATAATTGCTCCACTTTCACCTGACTCCCAGCCAGAGAGTGATCCTTCATCGTGAGTTTGTTGCTAGTAACCTacaggtggggaaaaaatacaaaaatgttttaattatgttttaatttatctGTTAAAGTAcaggctaagaaaaaaaaccaataccACATAAACCAAAAACAGTGACAGCAACACTTTTTTGCATTTctattgggaaaaaatataaaatgctggACCTAAACTAACTGAAGAAGTTACAAGCACCATTAAGGAAGGGTACACAGAGAGACCACAACTCAGTGAAAGAAGCACTTTCCCAGATGTAGTGAACTTTATGGATTTTAGAGGGTAAACCTTGGCAGTCAAGCAAACAAGGACACAATACCTATCCCTAGGAGCATGCAGACAGTCAGCAAGCAGCTAAGGAACAGCTATGTTTAGCTTTAAACGTGGGTGCAGCAAACACAACCAAGGACAGATGCAGCCTGCACCTGTCTGAAACACGCAGCAGAGGAGGGATAGTGCAAAGACAAGTGTGgcagagaagacaaagaaacagcagcaagtGACACAAGGCTGGTGCAACCAAGCTGAACAAGGAGCAAAAGGATAAGGGCAAGAAAAGATAAACCAcactttaaaattttagaaaacattgGTGCTTTTGTCTTTGAGGGGGGAAATGCCTTCGTATCCACAGCTCCCTTGGATATAGCTGCACAACCACCTTGAGACATACTTGGAAGCTTTGAATAATCAAGaatctctcctcctccagctttgCTGACAGTAGTCTGGAACTACTGCTCCTTACTGCCCtatgataaaatatttacatgtgAAATGGACACACAGAAGGGGAGAAAAGCACTGTGGAGTTTTTCTTGCTTGTCATTTTGTGAACACTGAACTCCCTGGAGCCCAGTCCCTCACTAGAACAGCAAtcattcccctcctcccctccctgacACCCCATGCAGACAGCAGAGAGGTGCTGCCTTATCCTGTGCAAGACTGAAGAAGCCCCAGCTAAAGTAGCAacatctgttttccattttgccctttaatctaaaaataaaaagatctgAGACACATGCCAAACCGAATccctgaaaaccaaaataactaCACAGgaatcaaacaaaaaattataaataaaccTGCAGATCCAcagcaataaaaccaaattCCTTTTTAGTTACATACAAGCCAACATCTCAGCACAGTCAGTAAATAAGGGAAGTCAATGTTCCTGCCAAACACAACCACACGTTTCTTAGAAgtctctttgctgctgctgctgccttgaaTTGTCAGCTCCTGCTCACAAGCCCCCCAAAATGGGCACTTCCTGCAGAAATTTCTTCTTATCAATGGTGACCAGGAGCCATTGGATATATCCCACTGAACTCCACTACTCTGCATCCTATCAAACCCAAAATACAGCTTGCTGGAAGAGCCACAGGGTGCTGGAAGAGCCACACCTCTCCAGAAAGTCTGAAATGCAAAAACAAAGCCCAACCCTGgtaacttagaaaaaaaaaaatgccttctcCTCGGAGTCTGGCTGAACCTCTGAGATAACAACATATTTTCTGAATTAGAAGCTAGAAGACTAAGTCCAGCATACTCAAACAGTGTGTTTacaaataaacagagaaaataagtgCAGAACAAGGTCcaggcttgtttgttttctgaagttttcagggggggtggaagagaaagggaaaaccaaaccaaaccaagcctgTCCTTTGAGTAGAAGTCTTACTTTGCAATCAAAACTTGATATTCTTTCTACATGGGTTTCAATTTTATGCAGGCCAGGAGCAGGTTTTTATCCCTGGGATTCAGGACAGCCACAGCTGCAGGTTGTACCCTCTGCAGCAGAGTGAAGGAATTACTCACCAAGGCTTCAAAACATGCTCCTGCCTTACACACATTTCTTTCAActatttgattaaaaaaaaaaaaaaaaaggttgttaaCAGTCTGAATGTCATCAGTTGTAGCAGCATGATCAAGTGGGGAAGCCTGGCAAACAGCACTAAATGAAATATTCCTCATTCAGGAGCAGGAGAACTCTGCtaatgctgctgtttgcagcaaACATTTTGCAGCTCTGGATAAACACTGGGCTCCTGATTCCACTCTCCATGGGACTATTTCTTAATGGAAAAACTATGGCTCTGGATCCCaagcccagctcagcagctggtCAGTAGTAAAACCTCAATTTTCATTCTTAGAGGTCTACCAAAATCATTTGCCACATGACAATGAGGCACAAATATAGATCAACCTTCCCTTGGCCTCACAAAGAGCCAAGCTCCAAGTCAGCTGATTTCTGGGTCACAGCAGCTTGCTGAATTTCAGCAGCTTGCTTTCACTCATCACAGGCTGCATGGGCTTGGTTTTATTGATAAAGTGCTATCAGCAGCCAAGAAATTAGACTGACAACTGGCAGACACTTAGAGGACTCATCCTAATTAAGAAGGAAGCTGTTAACCCAGTTCCTACACAACAGATTTTGCAGAAGTGTATCAGTGATTTTCTGAATGCTGAATTCAACCCCTCTCTTCTCTAAGCAGAGATATTTATGTTCTCTGGTAGCTTGGATGAAAAGCAagggcagctgcaggcaccagAGCTCTACAGTTCTCATGAAACATTACATCTTAACCCAAATATCCTGCAAGGAGGAAACCAAACATCACTTAATTCCAGACACTTGCTCATTAAAGTTGAGCACCATGATTTTCATTCTTGCATgcctcagctcagctcctgcttcagAGACACCACtaaggctgtattttttttttttaatgtgttatGACAGCAAAAGTAGGCATTTTATAATCCTGGTAACTTAAGAAATTACCAGGTTTGATGGTCAAAAAGTAAGATAAAGAGTACAAATAAAGAGATACAAAGAGTTAAGATAAAccagtgaaacaaaatattcactaaattatatttctatttaaCTGGACAGCTCAGTTCCACATGTCTGTTCAGTTATGAACTGAAGTTACACTCTGATTTAAACAATGCAGTTTCCAACTTTCCACTTTCCTGCAAAAACAACCCTCTACTCTTCACACTCCACAACTCAATGAATCCCCACATTTCTTCTGCCCTCCCTTGATTTTGCAAAAAGGGAAAACTCAGCCCTGTGCTACTGAGTTTGCTGAGTGAACAACACAGACCAAAATAATTACTAAAATCTGTTACAGCAAATTCCCACAAGGTGATGATTTTCAAATGCATCTTACTCAGCAAAATCTCTATTTTTACTTCTTAGAGAGtgttgttttttgcttcttttttttttttttttttaaattcaagctCTTTAAGTTTTGCCAGAATTGAACAAGAGCCAAAAGCCATTTAAAAGCCACATAGAGGTGAGATCACAGTGCAGCTAAGCATGACCACTACTGGTCAACTGAATCAATTTCAGGGAATTTCTCACAACTCCACAGCTGCTGAGGAAACACGTTACCACCTTCAGTCCATAAAGAGCTATTTTGCTACCCAGTGGAGTGGCAGATAATGCCAAGGTTTTCTGAGGAGAAAGATACTTTTGTAAGACATTTGGCAGCCATGCAAACCCACACAGCTCCTTCTGCTGTATTTATCTCTTGGAATTTTCATGAGGGAAACTAAAATGGAAACGTGTGTGTGCATTTACCAACTTATCAAGAGAGAAGGTGACACAACACAACACCTCAACCATTTGTAAAATGAATTTCTTGCTTAAAACGTGAGCTGAGAACCATAAAATGGGATTTTTGAGGCTGCCTACCAAGTTCTATATTGAACAGCAATCCAAACCATTTTTATACTTAATAAAAGCAATGTTGTCAAGAAGCTACTACAAGGCTACACcatcccacttttttttttttttacttcattctCTCTTTAGATCTCCAACTTCTTGACAGCTTTCACTGCCACCCACCACAGTGTGAAGCCACAGACAACATCAAGATACTCACATTAGATCTCCCAAGGGAAGGAAGTCCTGAGGGGCTGTGTTCTTCATTTGTAGGCTCTTGGTACCGAATCTGATCAATCCTCATATAGGAGTCATACAATCCATCTCCAAACCTGCCTGGAAACGTCCCACATACAAACCAGTCAGTCACAACAATTGTTGTTGATACAGACAGAGATAAACGCTGAAATTTATCTCACTTTGCACATTTGAGTCTGGCAGTTCTCATTTGTTTGTTAAATAATCGCCTTTAGTGCTAAACTATATTTTAATACTACAACTAAGCTCTTGGGAAATCTTGATTTGTGACACTTCTCACTTAGAGCctctcttttattatttttttttttttttcctatcaacTTTTGCCCTGCGAGTATGTCCTTCAGACACATCAACCAGCACATTTCCCATACAAGCAGGATAATCCCGAACAACCCAAAACGAGCATGCACTTAAACACTCGCTAGGACTATCCCGGAAAGTCTGTTCGCCGTTGGGAATATGTGGGAATTACAGcgagcagccctgctgcaagggaggaggaggaggaggaaaaagaaaaaaaccctcgGTTTGCACCCAAACTCTTTCCAAACGCTCCCGAACTTCAAACCGCAGCATTCCTCTCGTCCTCTCCAAGGGGGAAACCCGGGGATGAGGGGGGGTTGGCGGGGCGAGGCGGGCTCCAACCCCGGCCCTCCCGGAGGCCTCGGCCCCGCTCTCCCCGGGGGCTCTCAGCCCGAACCCCCACCCCGCTCTTTCcccggttcggttcggttcggtgCGGTCCGGCTCCGCGGCCCCCGCCTCACCTGCACCCAGGGCCGCCTCCGGCTTCCTGCCCAGCAGCATGGTAGCGGGGGGACGCGGCCTCCATCCCCCGCCGGGCCCCGCTCCGCCGTTCAGCGCTGCCGCGGCGGGGCGGCCGCTGCCTGACCGGGGGAGCCTCAGCGCCCGCCCGCCCGTTGCCACGGCAACAGCGCCCCCGCCCCCTGCCCGCGCCTGCGCACTggaggggcgggcgggggcTCTGCTGGTAACCGGGGCAACGCCCTCCTCACCCAACTTGACGTTTTTTAAAAACGTTGGCCCCAAACCCCGCGGATTTCACTGCTCTTTTCTCCactctgcctccccccccccccgctccctcctcatccccctcTGCAGAGCGGTCACAGAACAAAGCACAACGGGAAAGGCTCCGGCCGGGGCTAAACAGCAGCACACGCACCGCCACCCCCTTCCCCTCCGCGCTCAGACGCCGCACGGCGATCGCTGCCCTCGTGTGGAAGCGGCCGGGGCGATCGGCGGGGTCAGCCCGAGCCCCCGCACCCCTCCGGGATCGCCGGAGCCGCCGGGGCCGGGAGCTTTGGGGTCTGAGCGAGGCGGCGGGGAGGCGGTTTCCACCCGGACGCTTTTGCGGGGCGGGACAGCGCCATGGCGGCCGCCGCGGCGTGAGGGGAACGAGGTGCGGGACCGGGGGTGCGGGGCTCGGCGGTGCGGGGTCCCGCCATGTTCTCCAGGGCGTTCCGGGTGAGATCCAACACCGCCATCAAGGGGTCCGATCGGTGAGTGCCCGGCCGGGCCGGGGCCGCAGGTCCCCGCCGCGTGGTGCGGGGAGGCCCGGAGGCTGCGGGGAGGAGAGCGGAGCAAGGCCCGGGCTGGCCCGGTGTCCAGAGGGCCCCGGGCTTGGGGCTTTGGGCTGAAATCCACGCGATTCGGGGTCGGGATCGAGGGTGAGGGGCAGCCCGGGTGAGGCGGCTCAGTCCCCGAAGGGACAcgggtggggagggcaggggctgcgGTCCTGGTCGGTTTGGTCATTAAACCcgaaaattaaattaattttggtcATTAAATCCGGCGGGATGCATGGGAAGCGCTGCCGGGATTAAAGTGGAGCTGAAGGCGGGGTTCTGCCGAGGTCTGGCTGGTCCCGCATCGCTGTCACCTTCttgaggggctgagggggtcTGAGGTGCAGATCTGGGCTCAGAGCAGCGCTGAAATCCCTGCAGGACAGAGAGAGGGACATTGGCAGCAGCTGTGAGCAGATGTTTAAGGTTTTAAGCAGATGTTTAAGGTTTAAACAGATGTTGAAGACCACGAGGAGGGCAAGCTTGTTGTGCCTGGTCCCAGAATCCATCCGCAGTATCCTCAGTTGTAAACCCAGCCACAAATGCTCCACTTTATCATCTTTGAAAAAGTGAGAACCTCCTGAACGACCACAGTGACTCCTGATCTAGGCATTATTTGGTTGGTTAGGCTGGTGACACATTTGTGATTTTTATCCTTACAGGAGAAAACTACGAAGTGAGGTTGCAGCAGCTTTCCCTAACCTGAGTGCTGAGCAACTGGCTGAGTTTATTCCAAACAAGGAAGAGCTGAATGTCATCAAAATCTACTGTCACAAAGGAGAGGCTGTCACTCTTTACATGAATAACAGGAACCCAATCCTGTTTGAAGTTGAGAAAGCTCTGTATCCAACAGGTATGGGGACTGGATGGGAATAATCCTCCTCTTTACTTACTGGGCACTAACCAGAAGATTTCCTTCTGTCTGTTTTAAGTGCTTATCCTACACCTCATGATCTTCAGTGCATTCATTCCACCAACATCTTGGCAAAATCAGTGGCATTTCTGGGTTCTTTCTGCAAAAGGGAAATGGAGGTGCACAGAGGTTAGAAGCCAGGGAACAGGTCTTgtcccagctcagcatcctcagcccctttttttctctgtcctctgCAATGTGTAATTCCAATAAGCTCAGTGACCACTTCCAGGCAGCCCTGGAATCAGGCAATGAACTGGTCtgatattttctgctttcatttgtcCCATGCCCAACAATTCTTCCCTGTTAGAGCAGCATTTTAGCTCAGAATGTCCTTGATTTAAGGAAAACAATGCAAACATTTATCTCTGTCCTTTATGACCATGCAGAGGTGCTGGAATTAACaagcagatttttctccatcccaTCTACTAATGTAGGATTGTTCTGACTTCAGCTTCCTTGATTCCCTGAGTAGCAGGAGAGTGTTTAATTAGTGTTGTACTGcttaaagatggaaaaaaagcaacagctggAGGAGTTTTTAATGATGCATCTTtaatttttggttgttttggcACAGTGTACATGCTGTGGGCCTACCCTGATCTTCTCCCTGCTTTTTCTACATGGccccctgtgctgcagaaactggcaggaggagcaggtaaGAGGACTGGAACTTTGTCACAGTGCATGGAAAAAAGGAGTTGCcctcagggtttttttgacattCTCTTTCCCAGTGGCAAGAATGTACCCAAAatgaagaagtaaaaagaaTACTCACCAAATAATTCATGGGGCTGttcaaaaaaggcaaataagTCAGGTCTTAAAAAAGTTTGAGAATGAAACAGAGTAGGTTGAGCTGTTTAAATGCAGCAACCTCTTCCATGTGGGAGTCTCAGCTTCTCAGGGTGATCAGCAGCTCTAAATTGAGGCACAGAACTGCCTGTGTCATCAGTCTTTTTTATAACTTCCCTTGAGCAGCTGAGTTCCCTTCCTGCTGTTCTGCTTCCTCCCAAGTCAGAAGGGAAGTAGTTTGCCCTCCAGACAACTGAGTTGATGTTGGAACCTTCACTTTTATTCACTCTCAGCTTAAATTGTGGATTGTGCAGGTGAGGCTGGATTTGAATTCCTGGATTACCAGCTCTGCCACCTAATTACAGGCCAGGATTTAAGAAGAGAGGAGTCTGTTTTCTGGAACTGCTCTGGATGCAGTTCAGACTCAGGAGAATCAGGGCTTTATAAACTTAAAATTGCAGAACTGCTCAACCAGAAAAAGCTTAAATTGCAGCCACTGTGCTCTTCATCTGCAAATGGAAGTGTTGCCAGAGGTAGAGATGTCTCTTTTCCATTACACTGTGTCTGCTCAAGTGCCTCCATTTATTTTGTGGGCTTTGGGGGGAATAAAGTG includes:
- the DYRK3 gene encoding dual specificity tyrosine-phosphorylation-regulated kinase 3 isoform X2 — its product is MEAASPRYHAAGQEAGGGPGCRFGDGLYDSYMRIDQIRYQEPTNEEHSPSGLPSLGRSNVTSNKLTMKDHSLAGSQVKVEQLFEDSGNRRSSTLQSTGVAGSERGLPSLTKDKSIESLSTSKGGGSSSKAQKAISQAPEQAVKQYKHQLSAYEQQEIFNFSEIYFVGPAAKKRQGVIGGPNNGGYDDDQGSYIHVPHDHLAYRYEVLKIIGKGSFGQVAKVYDHKLHQHLALKMVRNEKRFHRQAAEEIRILEHLKKQDKTGSMNVIHMLESFTFRNHICMTFELLSMNLYELIKRNKFQGFSIQLVRKFAHSILQCLDALYRNKIIHCDLKPENILLKQQGRSGIKVIDFGSSCFEHQRVYTYIQSRFYRAPEVILGSRYGMPIDMWSFGCILVELLTGYPLFPGEDEGDQLACMMELLGMPPQKLLDQSKRAKNFINSKGHPRYCSVTTHADGRVTLSGSRSRRGKIRGAPGNKDWVTALKGCDDPLFIEFLKECLSWDPSARMTPSQALRHPWICKRTPKQPPSSDKSSNKRISCYTSSFTGMGSKLPPVVGVANKLRANLTSDSHGTIPLCTVLPKLVSS
- the DYRK3 gene encoding dual specificity tyrosine-phosphorylation-regulated kinase 3 isoform X1, which translates into the protein MLLGRKPEAALGAGRFGDGLYDSYMRIDQIRYQEPTNEEHSPSGLPSLGRSNVTSNKLTMKDHSLAGSQVKVEQLFEDSGNRRSSTLQSTGVAGSERGLPSLTKDKSIESLSTSKGGGSSSKAQKAISQAPEQAVKQYKHQLSAYEQQEIFNFSEIYFVGPAAKKRQGVIGGPNNGGYDDDQGSYIHVPHDHLAYRYEVLKIIGKGSFGQVAKVYDHKLHQHLALKMVRNEKRFHRQAAEEIRILEHLKKQDKTGSMNVIHMLESFTFRNHICMTFELLSMNLYELIKRNKFQGFSIQLVRKFAHSILQCLDALYRNKIIHCDLKPENILLKQQGRSGIKVIDFGSSCFEHQRVYTYIQSRFYRAPEVILGSRYGMPIDMWSFGCILVELLTGYPLFPGEDEGDQLACMMELLGMPPQKLLDQSKRAKNFINSKGHPRYCSVTTHADGRVTLSGSRSRRGKIRGAPGNKDWVTALKGCDDPLFIEFLKECLSWDPSARMTPSQALRHPWICKRTPKQPPSSDKSSNKRISCYTSSFTGMGSKLPPVVGVANKLRANLTSDSHGTIPLCTVLPKLVSS